A window of the Candidatus Zixiibacteriota bacterium genome harbors these coding sequences:
- a CDS encoding TonB family protein, with product MTRDFYISLAAHLVILLAIAILAPVTAYYQMKGYPQIYRVGLVSLPASGGGAGAGTSSASASAPAEGIGLKEMKTEQKKAKKTQPKTSQQKAPPSKKTTETAAKPDEGKGTAGKEGKGEGYEVSLGGGLGSAYVEGGNFESSYYLDIAFGKIRGNFSNPLRQTTFPIRTTVYFKILKDGKIAEPVVEAPSGVAPFDQAALRAVISSDPLPPLPQEYKGEWLGIHLEFEFLP from the coding sequence GCTCCGGTTACTGCCTATTACCAGATGAAAGGGTATCCCCAGATCTACAGAGTAGGACTGGTGAGTCTGCCAGCAAGTGGAGGTGGAGCAGGGGCAGGCACAAGCTCTGCCAGTGCTTCAGCCCCGGCTGAAGGGATCGGATTAAAGGAAATGAAAACTGAGCAGAAAAAAGCGAAAAAGACTCAGCCGAAAACTTCGCAACAGAAAGCACCGCCTTCAAAAAAGACCACAGAGACTGCTGCTAAGCCAGATGAAGGTAAGGGAACTGCTGGTAAAGAAGGGAAAGGTGAAGGTTACGAGGTCTCTTTAGGCGGAGGATTGGGTTCTGCTTACGTGGAAGGCGGAAATTTCGAGTCATCCTATTATCTGGATATCGCTTTTGGGAAGATAAGAGGGAATTTTTCCAATCCCTTAAGACAGACAACTTTTCCAATCAGGACAACAGTCTATTTTAAAATCCTTAAGGATGGGAAAATAGCAGAGCCTGTTGTTGAAGCGCCTTCAGGGGTTGCCCCTTTTGACCAGGCAGCCCTAAGGGCGGTTATCTCATCTGATCCGTTGCCTCCTTTGCCTCAGGAATACAAGGGGGAATGGCTGGGGATTCATCTGGAATTTGAATTTTTGCCTTGA
- the tolB gene encoding Tol-Pal system beta propeller repeat protein TolB, with translation MKKQKILVMIFCLLFSIFNFKTISAQTEVYVKMPVGGSEPLDLAVTDFSPKKKGFSADEKSWSVQIPQIVRADLDFSLLFYVTEIDSFARSVVGADPLNFDGWFKLGVQMVLSGEVEEKGEEIRADVSLYDVVKSKKIYSESYKTSSDNVRGLAHTISDDVVLKLTGDKGIFNTRIAFVSSRTGNKEIHICDFDGFNSKKVTTDKSIDLSPRWSPDSKKIIYTSYKKGNPDLWIRDLQTGTDQVLSAQAGLNSAASWSPDGKYISLVLSKGGNPDIYLLDQSGKIIRRLTNSSAIASSPSFSPNGKEIVYTSDKTGLPQLYVMDNQGSNVRRLTYDLDYCDSPAWSPKGDKVAFVVRTSSGFDIYTIDVTGQNLRRLTYGSNNENPSWSTDGYHLVFSSDRTGKHEVYTMDWDGQNQRAITTGGENYNPSWSGR, from the coding sequence ATGAAAAAGCAAAAAATTCTTGTAATGATCTTTTGTCTCCTTTTTTCTATTTTCAATTTCAAAACGATTTCTGCCCAGACTGAGGTCTACGTCAAGATGCCAGTGGGTGGGTCTGAGCCTCTGGATCTCGCGGTCACAGATTTTTCCCCTAAGAAAAAAGGGTTTTCAGCAGACGAGAAGAGCTGGTCCGTTCAAATCCCTCAGATAGTAAGGGCGGACCTTGATTTCTCCCTTTTGTTCTATGTGACGGAGATCGATTCGTTCGCAAGATCCGTAGTTGGTGCTGACCCCTTGAATTTCGACGGCTGGTTTAAATTGGGCGTGCAGATGGTTCTCAGCGGAGAGGTGGAAGAAAAAGGGGAGGAGATCAGAGCAGATGTCTCATTGTATGATGTAGTAAAAAGTAAAAAAATCTACTCAGAGTCATATAAAACTTCATCGGATAATGTCAGAGGATTAGCTCACACCATTTCGGATGATGTTGTCCTCAAGCTGACCGGAGATAAGGGGATATTCAATACCAGAATCGCTTTTGTCTCCAGCCGTACCGGGAACAAGGAGATTCATATCTGCGACTTTGATGGATTCAATTCAAAGAAGGTCACCACAGATAAATCCATTGACTTATCCCCGCGCTGGTCACCGGATAGTAAAAAGATTATATATACATCTTATAAAAAGGGTAATCCTGATTTGTGGATAAGGGATTTACAGACAGGCACTGACCAGGTCCTCTCTGCTCAAGCCGGGTTAAATTCTGCTGCCTCCTGGTCCCCGGACGGAAAATATATCAGCCTGGTCTTGAGTAAAGGAGGGAATCCTGATATCTACCTGCTGGATCAATCCGGAAAGATAATCAGAAGACTGACCAATAGCTCTGCTATAGCCTCTTCCCCCTCGTTTTCTCCCAACGGCAAAGAGATAGTCTATACCTCTGACAAAACAGGATTGCCACAGCTCTACGTTATGGATAATCAGGGGAGTAATGTCCGCAGGCTGACTTATGACTTAGATTACTGCGATTCGCCTGCCTGGTCTCCAAAGGGGGATAAGGTTGCCTTTGTGGTCAGGACCTCTTCAGGGTTTGACATATACACAATCGACGTTACCGGGCAGAACCTGAGAAGACTGACCTACGGCTCAAATAATGAGAACCCGTCCTGGTCAACGGATGGTTATCATTTAGTTTTTTCCTCTGACCGCACAGGTAAGCATGAGGTCTACACTATGGACTGGGATGGCCAGAACCAGAGAGCGATTACCACAGGAGGAGAAAATTATAATCCTTCTTGGTCAGGAAGATGA